The following proteins are co-located in the Bacillus carboniphilus genome:
- a CDS encoding sensor histidine kinase: MFISRCLCIIILMFFALLPFQSVSAEESEQIWIYTGSPDEELNTIMESTDWAPLSSENSAGKEKWIKIMLSQTDLVNPYLFQQKSPAYFEVYQNGQEIYQYGKPNTADPRIQNSFRWDLYPVNPEQPVYIKVHGNVPTIQIGSKDTILESMIKKDLVRLLANSGTLMIAFLSLFVFLFNKKQKLSLYFAGSALSLSILGFLRVDTKQLLMDEALVYFYMNMFFSILGPACLILFLSVLFSDNYKKRATLIAKLFMMMGACAVLLVTLWPNALPITIPFLNIFLLITMVTVIGMLARAYFKSRKRALGTAMLGIGLFISFYVFGILLNQKGWNVGIDFGLLANYSLVFACVGIIIRSFMELHKKVENYAVELEKEVKERTDELRDTHHQLLQSVQESATTMLELSALEERNRIAHEIHDLVGHTLTTTVLQLEAAKRLMDKQPEGAKEKLGLSQDLVRKGLDEIRSSVRLLKDADWSFDLKRFLQNLIQETRQHSDVHIQYEIDELPELTTFQKYSIFLALKEGLTNGMKHGQCDLFHFELRYKENRLEFILKNNGKPITNQPHGFGLKSMEERANQLGGTVQKYSEDPWGCVLELTIPL; this comes from the coding sequence AGATCTGGATTTACACGGGTAGCCCCGATGAGGAATTGAACACCATCATGGAATCTACCGATTGGGCTCCCCTTTCTTCAGAAAATAGTGCCGGAAAAGAAAAATGGATTAAGATTATGCTTTCACAGACTGATTTGGTTAACCCCTACCTTTTTCAACAAAAGTCTCCAGCTTATTTTGAAGTCTATCAAAATGGTCAGGAAATCTATCAATATGGGAAGCCAAACACGGCGGATCCAAGAATTCAAAACAGTTTCCGTTGGGACCTCTATCCTGTAAATCCAGAACAACCAGTATATATAAAGGTTCATGGAAACGTTCCAACGATACAAATTGGTAGTAAGGATACCATTCTAGAATCCATGATAAAAAAGGACCTGGTGCGCCTTTTAGCCAACAGCGGAACACTCATGATTGCCTTCCTTTCCCTGTTCGTTTTTCTATTTAACAAAAAACAAAAGCTTTCCCTATATTTTGCTGGCTCCGCTCTTTCCTTATCCATCCTTGGTTTTCTTAGAGTGGATACCAAACAGCTTTTGATGGATGAAGCACTCGTCTATTTTTATATGAATATGTTCTTTTCGATCCTCGGCCCAGCGTGCTTGATTCTATTTTTATCCGTACTGTTTTCAGACAACTATAAAAAACGAGCTACCCTAATTGCGAAACTTTTCATGATGATGGGTGCCTGCGCGGTTCTTTTGGTGACCCTATGGCCGAATGCTCTGCCAATTACAATACCATTCTTAAATATCTTCTTACTCATCACCATGGTGACCGTTATTGGGATGCTTGCCCGTGCTTATTTTAAAAGTAGAAAAAGAGCTCTAGGAACTGCCATGCTCGGAATTGGGCTCTTTATTTCATTCTATGTATTTGGGATTCTATTGAACCAAAAGGGCTGGAATGTCGGCATTGACTTTGGGCTTTTAGCCAATTACTCCTTGGTGTTTGCTTGTGTGGGAATCATCATTCGAAGCTTTATGGAGCTTCATAAAAAAGTGGAGAACTATGCGGTTGAGCTTGAAAAAGAGGTCAAGGAACGGACAGATGAGTTAAGAGATACGCACCACCAGCTTCTTCAATCTGTCCAAGAAAGTGCGACGACGATGCTGGAGCTCTCTGCTTTAGAAGAACGAAACCGGATCGCGCATGAAATTCATGATTTAGTCGGACACACCTTGACCACAACGGTATTGCAATTGGAAGCGGCAAAAAGATTGATGGATAAACAGCCAGAAGGAGCAAAAGAAAAGCTGGGACTTTCCCAGGATCTTGTTAGAAAGGGTTTAGATGAAATTAGGAGCTCAGTTAGACTACTAAAAGATGCGGATTGGAGCTTTGATTTAAAGAGGTTTTTACAAAACTTGATTCAAGAAACTAGGCAGCATAGTGACGTACACATCCAATACGAGATCGATGAACTTCCGGAGTTAACGACCTTTCAAAAATACTCCATCTTTCTAGCCCTAAAGGAAGGCTTAACAAATGGTATGAAGCATGGTCAGTGTGACCTCTTCCACTTCGAGTTACGTTATAAGGAAAATAGACTTGAATTTATTTTAAAAAACAACGGGAAGCCCATTACCAATCAACCTCATGGCTTTGGGTTAAAAAGTATGGAGGAACGCGCTAACCAGTTAGGTGGAACTGTTCAAAAATACAGTGAAGATCCTTGGGGATGTGTACTTGAATTGACTATTCCCCTTTAA
- a CDS encoding response regulator transcription factor — MNPIRILLVDDQTLLRDALEVILNLEDDFEVVGVASHAQEAYDLVKTLQPDLVLMDIKMPVMNGIEGTKKIKADFPSTLILILSTFAEEEDIVECLAHGATGYLLKDMHGDRLLNAIRDAANGQFILQGPIAAKLASRLFQMNQYASPIPNLHNVQVELTDREKEIASLIVKGYTNREIAKALFISEGTVRNYISTLYSKMGTSDRSKLLLFLKELGIKGE; from the coding sequence ATGAACCCAATCCGAATCCTACTGGTCGATGACCAAACCTTACTTAGAGATGCACTGGAAGTAATCTTAAATCTTGAGGATGACTTTGAAGTGGTCGGCGTGGCCAGTCATGCGCAGGAAGCGTATGATCTCGTCAAAACTTTGCAACCAGATCTCGTGCTGATGGACATCAAAATGCCAGTGATGAATGGAATTGAGGGCACGAAAAAAATCAAGGCAGATTTTCCTTCCACCTTGATTTTGATTTTATCTACTTTTGCAGAAGAAGAGGATATTGTAGAGTGCTTGGCTCATGGTGCGACGGGTTATTTATTAAAGGATATGCACGGCGATCGTTTGTTGAATGCGATTCGGGACGCAGCCAACGGGCAGTTCATCCTTCAAGGACCCATTGCTGCAAAGCTAGCTTCTAGGCTATTTCAAATGAATCAATATGCCTCTCCCATCCCGAACCTACACAATGTGCAAGTAGAACTGACCGATCGAGAAAAGGAGATTGCTAGCTTAATAGTGAAAGGCTACACCAATCGTGAAATTGCCAAGGCCCTATTCATCTCAGAAGGCACGGTCCGAAATTACATTAGCACGCTTTATTCCAAAATGGGTACGAGTGACCGCAGTAAGCTATTACTTTTCCTAAAAGAACTAGGGATTAAAGGGGAATAG